In Carya illinoinensis cultivar Pawnee chromosome 9, C.illinoinensisPawnee_v1, whole genome shotgun sequence, the following are encoded in one genomic region:
- the LOC122276323 gene encoding CDPK-related kinase 7-like: MGLCHGKPIDHPETKPEKPIIPGENEPVPHSKTGKPSNFPFYSPSPLPSLFRNSPAISSVSSTPLRIFKRPFPPPSPAKHIRALLARRHGSVKPNEASIPEGSECEIALDKNFGFSKQFVAHYELGEEVGRGHFGYTCSAKAKKGSLKGQDVAVKVIPKSKMTTAIAIEDVRREVKILRALTGHENLVQFYDAYEDEDNVYVVMELCTGGELLDRILSRGGKYSEEDAKAVMVQILSVVAYCHLQGVVHRDLKPENFLFVTKDENSPLKAIDFGLSDYVKPDERLNDIVGSAYYVAPEVLHRSYGTEADMWSIGVIAYILLCGSRPFWARTESGIFRAVLKADPSFDEVPWPSLSYDAIDFVKRLLNKDYRKRLTAAQALSHPWLVNHPNIKIPLDMIVYKLVKAYVCSSSLRKSALAALAKTLTGAQLTHLREQFTLLGPNKSGFISIQNFKMGVIKNSTDAMKDSRALDFANMVGSIQYRKLDFEEFCAAAISVHQLEGMECWEQHARLAYELFEKDGNRPIMIEELASELGLSPSVPVHVVLQDWIRHSDGKLSFLGFVRLLHGASTRTFQKA, translated from the exons ATGGGACTCTGTCATGGAAAACCCATTGACCACCCAGAAACCAAACCCGAGAAACCGATAATTCCTGGCGAGAACGAGCCGGTACCTCATTCCAAGACTGGCAAGCCCTCAAATTTCCCATTCTACAGCCCAAGTCCCCTGCCAAGTCTCTTCAGGAACTCCCCCGCCATTTCGAGTGTTAGTTCGACTCCTTTGCGCATTTTCAAGCGTCCATTTCCGCCTCCTTCTCCGGCAAAGCACATTCGGGCATTGCTAGCCCGAAGGCACGGCTCGGTTAAGCCGAATGAGGCCTCAATCCCGGAAGGAAGTGAGTGTGAGATTGCGTTGGATAAGAATTTCGGATTCTCGAAACAGTTTGTAGCTCATTATGAGCTTGGAGAAGAGGTGGGGCGCGGGCATTTCGGTTATACTTGCTCGGCCAAGGCTAAGAAAGGGAGCTTGAAGGGGCAGGATGTGGCTGTCAAGGTTATCCCGAAATCAAAG ATGACCACAGCAATTGCCATAGAGGATGTACGAAGAGAAGTGAAGATACTACGGGCACTAACGGGACATGAGAATCTAGTGCAATTCTATGATGCCTATGAAGATGAAGACAATGTTTATGTAGTTATGGA ATTGTGCACAGGAGGTGAGCTGTTAGATAGGATACTTTCAAG GGGTGGAAAATACTCAGAAGAAGATGCAAAGGCAGTTATGGTTCAGATTTTAAGTGTAGTTGCCTACTGTCACCTCCAAGGTGTGGTCCACCGAGACCTCAAGCCAGAG aattttctttttgttactaAGGATGAAAATTCTCCACTCAAAGCCATTGATTTTGGACTCTCCGACTATGTAAAGCCAG ATGAGAGGTTGAACGATATCGTAGGAAGTGCTTATTATGTGGCTCCTGAAGTTCTACATAGATCATATGGAACAGAAGCTGACATGTGGAGTATTGGTGTAATTGCTTATATTCTTTTGTGTGGAAGTCGTCCCTTTTGGGCCCGGACAGAATCCGGCATTTTCCGAGCTGTCCTCAAGGCGGATCCAAGCTTTGATGAAGTCCCTTGGCCTTCTTTGTCCTATGATGCAATAGACTTTGTGAAGAGGTTGTTGAACAAGGATTATCGTAAAAGATTAACGGCTGCTCAGGCTCTAA GTCATCCATGGCTGGTCAATCACCCCAATATAAAGATACCATTGGATATGATAGTGTACAAGCTTGTTAAAGCTTATGTATGCTCATCTTCTCTGCGCAAATCAGCTTTGGCG GCCCTTGCAAAGACATTAACTGGAGCTCAGCTAACTCATTTGCGGGAACAATTTACGCTGTTAGGCCCAAACAAAAGTGGATTTATCTCTATTCAGAACTTTAAGATG GGTGTCATAAAGAACTCCACCGACGCAATGAAGGATTCACGAGCCCTAGATTTCGCCAACATG GTCGGTTCTATTCAGTACAGAAAATTGGACTTCGAAGAATTTTGTGCAGCTGCCATAAGTGTGCATCAGCTGGAAGGAATGGAGTGCTGGGAACAACATGCAAGGCTTGCATATGAACTGTTCGAGAAGGACGGGAATAGACCAATTATGATAGAGGAACTTGCCtct GAACTTGGACTTAGCCCATCAGTACCAGTTCACGTGGTTCTCCAGGACTGGATAAGACACTCAGATGGGAAGCTTAGTTTCTTGGGGTTTGTCAGACTTCTCCATGGGGCTTCTACCCGCACATTTCAGAAGGCTTGA
- the LOC122275376 gene encoding transcription factor bHLH106-like, with product MHQPAENQDLYRFITGNGVINVGTYGFPANCEFPGMQSFSCSSSYYPLGVSGLADTPPQDRALAALKNHKEAEKRRRERINSHLDKLRSLLPCNSKTDKASLLAKVVQRVKELKEQTSEITELETFPSETDEITVLSGDHSDGRLIFKASLCCEDRTDLIPDLIEILKSLHLTTLRAEMATLGGRIRNVLIVAADKDHSIESVHFLQNALKSLLERSSSSERSKRRRILDRKMIM from the exons ATGCATCAGCCTGCCGAAAACCAAGACCTCTACCGCTTCATCACCGGCAACGGCGTTATCAACGTCGGAACATATGGTTTCCCGGCCAACTGTGAGTTTCCGGGGATGCAAAGCTTCTCATGTAGTTCCTCATACTATCCCTTGGGGGTGTCGGGTTTAGCGGATACGCCACCGCAGGATAGAGCACTTGCCGCTTTAAAGAATCATAAAGAGGCTgagaagaggaggagagagagaatcaaCTCCCATCTCGATAAACTCAGGAGTCTTCTTCCTTGTAATTCTAAG ACAGACAAAGCTTCACTATTGGCAAAAGTGGTTCAACGTGTTAAAGAGCTGAAGGAACAAACGTCAGAAATCACTGAACTGGAAACCTTCCCGTCTGAAACTGATGAAATCACCGTACTCTCGGGCGACCACAGTGATGGCAGATTAATATTCAAGGCGTCATTGTGCTGCGAGGACCGCACCGATCTGATACCAGACCTAATCGAAATTCTAAAGTCTCTCCATTTGACAACTCTAAGAGCAGAAATGGCCACACTCGGCGGAAGAATTCGCAATGTTCTTATTGTCGCTGCGGATAAAGATCACAGCATTGAGTCAGTACATTTCTTGCAAAATGCCTTGAAATCTTTACTCGAACGTTCAAGTTCTAGTGAGCGGTCCAAAAGGCGACGCATATTAGATCGAAAAATGATTATGTAA
- the LOC122277632 gene encoding probable auxin efflux carrier component 1b, which translates to MISLTDLYHVLTSVVPLYVAMILAYGSVKWWKIFSPDQCSGINRFVALFAVPLLSFHFISTNNPYEMNYRFIAADTLQKVIVLVVLAIWSRTSSRGSLEWSITLFSLSSLPNTLVMGIPLLKGMYGDSSGTLMVQIVVLQCIIWYTLMLFLFEYRGARLLIVDQFPDTAGSIISFRVDSDILSLDGKEPLETQAEVGEDGKLHVTVRKSASSRSEIFSRRSHGPNSGLSLTPRPSNLTNAEIYSLQSSRNPTPRGSSFNHTDFYSMVNGKNASNVSPRQSNFGNLGFDEESGVGVFGNPARPNGAYPAPPSAGIFSPGAKKKANGCAGDGGKDLHMFVWSSSASPVSEGGIHVFRGGGDYANELGGVGHQKDYDEFGRDEFSFGNRTLTNGVDREGPVLSKLGSSSTTELHPKAGAHGDSKPVSMPPASVMSRLILIMVWRKLIRNPNTYSSLIGLTWSLVSFKWNIVMPAIIARSIAILSDAGLGMAMFSLGLFMALQPKMIACGNSVASFAMAVRFITGPAVMAAASVAVGLRGVLLHIAIVQAALPQGIVPFVFAKEYNVHADILSTGVIFGMLIALPITLVYYILLGL; encoded by the exons ATGATTAGTCTCACGGACCTCTACCACGTTCTCACATCCGTTGTGCCTCTCTATGTGGCCATGATCTTAGCGTACGGCTCTGTCAAATGGTGGAAGATCTTTAGCCCCGACCAATGCTCAGGAATCAACCGATTTGTGGCACTTTTTGCTGTCCCGCTCCTTTCCTTTCACTTCATCTCCACCAATAACCCTTATGAGATGAACTACAGGTTCATAGCCGCTGACACTCTCCAGAAGGTCATTGTCTTAGTGGTCCTAGCCATCTGGTCCAGGACCAGCTCAAGAGGCTCTCTCGAATGGTCCATCACACTCTTCTCACTCTCCTCTCTCCCTAACACACTCGTCATGGGCATCCCTTTGCTCAAGGGCATGTACGGAGACTCATCAGGGACCCTCATGGTCCAAATAGTCGTCCTCCAATGCATCATATGGTACACCTTGATGCTCTTCTTGTTTGAGTACCGGGGAGCCAGGCTCTTGATCGTTGACCAGTTCCCAGACACTGCCGGGTCCATCATTTCCTTCAGAGTTGATTCTGATATCCTTTCCTTGGATGGGAAAGAACCACTGGAAACCCAAGCTGAAGTCGGTGAAGATGGGAAACTCCATGTCACTGTGAGAAAGTCAGCTTCTTCTCGCTCCGAAATATTCTCCCGACGCTCACACGGGCCTAATTCCGGTCTTTCACTCACTCCCCGCCCATCAAATCTAACCAATGCAGAGATTTACTCGCTTCAATCATCAAGAAATCCAACTCCTAGAGGGTCCAGTTTCAACCACACTGATTTCTATTCCATGGTGAATGGTAAGAACGCCAGCAATGTGAGCCCGAGGCAATCCAATTTCGGTAACCTGGGTTTCGACGAGGAGAGCGGAGTCGGCGTGTTCGGGAACCCAGCGAGACCGAATGGGGCTTATCCGGCTCCGCCGAGTGCAGGAATTTTCTCGCCGGGTGCAAAGAAGAAGGCTAATGGGTGTGCTGGTGATGGAGGCAAGGACCTTCACATGTTTGTTTGGAGCTCAAGCGCTTCCCCGGTTTCCGAGGGTGGGATCCATGTTTTCAGGGGTGGGGGCGATTATGCGAATGAGCTTGGTGGGGTTGGTCACCAAAAAG ATTATGATGAGTTTGGTCGAGATGAGTTCAGCTTTGGAAACAGAACACTGACGAATGGGGTTGATCGGGAAGGCCCGGTGCTTTCGAAGCTCGGGTCGAGCTCCACAACTGAGCTCCACCCCAAGGCCGGTGCTCACGGTGATTCGAAACCGGTGTCTATGCCGCCAGCTAGTGTAATGAGCAGACTCATCTTGATTATGGTGTGGCGAAAGCTCATTAGGAATCCCAATACCTATTCCAGCCTGATTGGCCTCACCTGGTCTTTAGTCTCATTCAA GTGGAATATCGTTATGCCTGCTATAATTGCACGTTCCATAGCCATTCTATCTGATGCTGGTCTCGGAATGGCCATGTTTAGTCTTG GCTTGTTCATGGCATTGCAGCCGAAAATGATTGCATGTGGAAACTCTGTCGCTTCCTTTGCCATGGCTGTTCGATTCATCACCGGCCCTGCTGTCATGGCTGCTGCCTCAGTTGCAGTTGGACTACGAGGGGTCCTTTTGCACATTGCCATTGTACAG GCAGCTCTTCCCCAGGGGATTGTCCCCTTCGTCTTTGCAAAGGAATACAATGTTCATGCTGACATTTTGAGCACTGG GGTTATATTTGGGATGCTAATTGCTCTTCCTATTACACTAGTTTACTACATCTTGCTGGGACTTTGA